One Pseudonocardia abyssalis DNA segment encodes these proteins:
- a CDS encoding alpha/beta hydrolase fold domain-containing protein yields MALPRAAVRLLTRGVVAPLLSPLLPLPVSRRLLDATGYVLPVPLGTRRTATTLGGVSTERVVAPGADGPHQVFYLHGGGYKTGSPTSHRALTAHLSRACGAPVHVPAYRLAPEHPFPAAVDDAEAAWRALRAAGHAARHIAVLGDSAGGGLAMALVLRLRAAGEELPGSLGLISPWLDLDLRSPWVSANASRDAMLDAATLGPAAEEYRRDADAPELVPLAADLAGFPPLHVVAGADEILVGDADALVERARAAGVPVTYTRAAGLWHAYPVFAGLLAEADAAVAELGAAVRGDCAGSRVRVAVVGAGFGGIGLGAVLSGSDTAEVTILDKADGVGGVWRANTYPGAACDVPSHLYSFSFAPGREWTRRFAPQPDILRYLERVAAEHRLEPRLGTEVTEAHWDEGRGAWRLDLSDGDSIEADVLVPACGQLSRPAAPRIPGLETFGGPVFHSAEWDHDVDLTGKRVAVVGTGASAIQFVPAIVERVAALTVFQRSAPWLIPKPDRPYGRLARALQRLVPAGRLPARGFWALFFETGALGFTRFPLLTPPFRWAHGAMLRRQVPDAALRAKLQPDYPVGCKRVGISSDWFPALARPHVDVVTDAIAAVTPTGVRTADRTEHPADVIVLGTGFATSDFLAPMKVFGPGGAELSDRWREGARAHLGIAVPGFPNLFLLYGPNTNVGSGSIVHMLESQIAYVRQAIAAIAGGAGPLSVRPEVESRFDTEMQDRLGRSVWTGCQSWYRTETGRIVNNWPGLMREYRRRTARFDAEEYERP; encoded by the coding sequence ATGGCCCTTCCGCGTGCCGCCGTCCGGCTGCTCACCCGGGGCGTCGTCGCCCCGCTCCTCTCCCCGCTCCTGCCGCTGCCGGTCAGCCGGCGCCTGCTCGACGCCACGGGGTACGTCCTACCGGTGCCGCTCGGGACCCGCCGCACCGCCACGACGCTCGGCGGCGTGTCGACCGAGCGGGTGGTGGCGCCGGGTGCGGACGGGCCGCACCAGGTGTTCTACCTCCACGGCGGCGGCTACAAGACGGGCTCCCCCACCTCCCACCGCGCGCTGACCGCCCACCTGAGCCGGGCCTGCGGCGCGCCGGTGCACGTACCGGCCTACCGGCTGGCCCCCGAGCACCCGTTCCCCGCCGCCGTCGACGACGCGGAAGCCGCGTGGCGGGCGCTGCGCGCGGCCGGGCATGCGGCACGACACATCGCGGTGCTCGGCGACTCCGCGGGCGGCGGGCTCGCGATGGCCCTGGTGCTGCGGCTCCGCGCCGCGGGCGAGGAGCTCCCCGGCTCCCTCGGGTTGATCTCGCCGTGGCTCGACCTCGACCTGCGCTCGCCCTGGGTCTCGGCCAACGCCTCCCGCGACGCCATGCTCGACGCGGCCACCCTCGGCCCGGCCGCCGAGGAGTACCGGCGGGATGCCGACGCCCCAGAGCTCGTGCCGCTGGCCGCCGACCTCGCGGGCTTCCCGCCGCTGCACGTCGTCGCCGGGGCCGACGAGATCCTCGTAGGGGACGCCGACGCGCTCGTCGAGCGGGCGCGGGCGGCGGGTGTGCCCGTCACCTACACGCGGGCGGCCGGACTGTGGCACGCGTACCCGGTGTTCGCGGGCCTGCTCGCCGAGGCCGACGCCGCCGTCGCGGAGCTGGGCGCAGCCGTGCGGGGCGACTGCGCGGGCTCCCGGGTACGGGTCGCCGTGGTCGGGGCCGGGTTCGGGGGCATCGGCCTCGGCGCCGTCCTGAGCGGCTCCGACACCGCGGAGGTGACGATCCTGGACAAGGCCGACGGCGTCGGTGGGGTCTGGCGCGCCAACACCTACCCCGGCGCCGCGTGCGACGTGCCGTCGCACCTCTACTCGTTCTCCTTCGCCCCCGGGCGGGAGTGGACCCGCCGGTTCGCCCCGCAGCCCGACATCCTCCGCTACCTGGAGCGCGTGGCCGCCGAGCACCGGCTGGAGCCGCGGCTGGGCACCGAGGTCACCGAGGCCCACTGGGACGAGGGCCGTGGCGCGTGGCGGCTGGACCTCTCCGACGGCGACTCGATCGAGGCCGACGTCCTGGTGCCGGCGTGCGGCCAGCTCTCCCGGCCCGCCGCCCCGCGGATCCCCGGACTCGAGACGTTCGGCGGCCCGGTCTTCCACTCCGCGGAGTGGGACCACGACGTCGACCTCACCGGGAAGCGGGTCGCGGTGGTCGGCACGGGTGCGAGCGCGATCCAGTTCGTGCCCGCGATCGTCGAGCGGGTGGCCGCCTTGACGGTCTTCCAGCGCTCGGCGCCCTGGCTCATCCCCAAGCCGGACCGCCCCTACGGCCGGCTCGCCCGTGCACTGCAGCGCCTGGTCCCGGCCGGGCGGCTCCCCGCCCGCGGCTTCTGGGCGCTGTTCTTCGAGACCGGCGCGCTGGGCTTCACCCGGTTCCCACTACTGACGCCGCCGTTCCGCTGGGCCCACGGCGCGATGCTGCGCCGCCAGGTCCCCGACGCCGCCCTGCGCGCGAAGCTGCAGCCCGACTACCCCGTCGGCTGCAAGCGCGTCGGCATCTCCTCGGACTGGTTCCCGGCACTGGCCCGCCCGCACGTCGACGTCGTCACCGACGCGATCGCGGCCGTGACACCCACCGGCGTCCGGACCGCCGACCGCACCGAGCACCCCGCCGACGTGATCGTCCTCGGCACCGGGTTCGCCACCAGCGACTTCCTCGCCCCGATGAAGGTCTTCGGCCCCGGCGGCGCCGAGCTGTCCGACCGCTGGCGCGAGGGTGCCCGCGCCCACCTCGGCATCGCGGTGCCCGGCTTCCCCAACCTGTTCCTGCTCTACGGCCCCAACACCAACGTCGGCTCCGGGTCGATCGTGCACATGCTGGAGAGCCAGATCGCCTACGTGCGGCAGGCCATCGCCGCGATCGCGGGCGGCGCGGGCCCGCTGTCGGTGCGCCCGGAGGTCGAGAGCCGCTTCGACACCGAGATGCAGGACCGCCTGGGCCGAAGCGTCTGGACCGGCTGTCAGAGCTGGTACCGCACCGAGACCGGTCGGATCGTCAACAACTGGCCGGGCCTGATGCGCGAGTACCGCAGGCGCACCGCGCGGTTCGACGCGGAGGAGTACGAGCGCCCCTGA
- the tuf gene encoding elongation factor Tu — protein MAKAKFERTKPHVNIGTIGHIDHGKTTLTAAITKVLHDKFPTLNAASAFDQIDKAPEERQRGITISIAHVEYQTEKRHYAHVDCPGHADYIKNMITGAAQMDGAILVVAATDGPMPQTREHVLLARQVGVPYIVVALNKADMVDDEEIMELVELEVRELLSAQEYPGDDLPIVRVSALKALEGDPVWAEKLLELMDAVDESIPEPERDVDRPFLMPVEDVFTISGRGTVVTGRIERGIVKVNEEVEVVGIREKSFKTTTTSIEMFKKFLDEGRAGDNAALLLRGIKREQVERGMVIVKPGTTTPHTEFEGQVYILSKDEGGRHTPFFNNYRPQFYFRTTDVTGVVTLPSGTEMVMPGDNTTMEVKLIQPIAMEEGLQFAIREGGRTVGAGQVIKINK, from the coding sequence GTGGCGAAGGCGAAGTTCGAGCGGACCAAGCCGCACGTCAACATCGGCACCATCGGTCACATCGACCACGGTAAGACCACGCTGACGGCGGCCATCACCAAGGTTCTGCACGACAAGTTCCCGACGCTCAACGCGGCGTCGGCGTTCGACCAGATCGACAAGGCTCCCGAGGAGCGCCAGCGCGGCATCACGATCTCGATCGCGCACGTCGAGTACCAGACCGAGAAGCGCCACTACGCGCACGTCGACTGCCCCGGGCACGCCGACTACATCAAGAACATGATCACCGGTGCGGCCCAGATGGACGGCGCCATCCTCGTGGTCGCCGCCACCGACGGCCCCATGCCGCAGACGCGCGAGCACGTGCTGCTCGCCCGCCAGGTCGGCGTGCCGTACATCGTCGTCGCGCTGAACAAGGCCGACATGGTGGACGACGAGGAGATCATGGAGCTCGTCGAGCTCGAGGTCCGTGAGCTGCTCTCGGCTCAGGAGTACCCCGGCGACGACCTCCCGATCGTCCGCGTCTCGGCGCTCAAGGCGCTCGAGGGCGACCCCGTGTGGGCCGAGAAGCTCCTCGAGCTCATGGACGCCGTCGACGAGTCGATCCCGGAGCCCGAGCGCGACGTCGACCGTCCGTTCCTGATGCCGGTCGAGGACGTCTTCACGATCTCCGGTCGTGGCACCGTCGTCACCGGTCGCATCGAGCGCGGCATCGTCAAGGTGAACGAGGAGGTGGAGGTCGTCGGCATCCGCGAGAAGTCGTTCAAGACCACCACCACCTCCATCGAGATGTTCAAGAAGTTCCTCGACGAGGGTCGCGCCGGCGACAACGCGGCGCTGCTGCTCCGCGGCATCAAGCGCGAGCAGGTCGAGCGCGGCATGGTCATCGTGAAGCCCGGCACCACCACGCCGCACACCGAGTTCGAGGGCCAGGTCTACATCCTGTCCAAGGACGAGGGCGGCCGGCACACGCCGTTCTTCAACAACTACCGTCCGCAGTTCTACTTCCGGACGACGGACGTCACCGGCGTGGTCACGCTGCCCAGTGGCACCGAGATGGTCATGCCCGGCGACAACACCACCATGGAGGTCAAGCTGATCCAGCCGATCGCCATGGAGGAGGGCCTGCAGTTCGCCATCCGCGAGGGTGGCCGGACCGTCGGCGCCGGCCAGGTCATCAAGATCAACAAGTAG
- a CDS encoding DNA-directed RNA polymerase subunit beta', whose translation MLDVNFFDELRIGLATAEHIREWSHGEVKKPETINYRTLKPEKDGLFCEKIFGPTRDWECYCGKYKRVRFKGIICERCGVEVTRAKVRRERMGHIELAAPVTHIWYFKGVPSRLGYLLDLAPKDLEKIIYFAAYVITSVNKELRHNDLSTLETEMSVERKRVENRRDTDLEDRAQKLEADLAELEAEGAKGDVRRKVKDGGEREMRQLRDRAQRELDRLDEIWTAFTKLDVQQLIADESIYRELYDRYGDYFTGAMGAEAIQTLLQNFDIPAEAENLRETIRSGKGQKKLRALKRLKVVAAFQTTGNSPMGMVLDCVPVIPPDLRPMVQLDGGRFATSDLNDLYRRVINRNNRLKRLIDLGAPEIIVNNEKRMLQEAVDALFDNGRRGRPVTGPGNRPLKSLSDLLKGKQGRFRQNLLGKRVDYSGRSVIVVGPQLKLHQCGLPKQMALELFKPFVMKRLVDLNHAQNIKSAKRMVERGRSQVWDVLEEVISEHPVLLNRAPTLHRLGIQAFEPQLVEGKAIQLHPLVCEAFNADFDGDQMAVHLPLSAEAQSEARVLMLSSNNILSPASGRPLAMPRLDMVTGIYHLSRLREGAHGEGGIYSSVAEAIMAYDRKVLHLQAPMKIRLHGVTPPATIVESIGWSEGDPWLADTTLGRVLFNELLPSDYPYVNEILPKKRQAMIVNDLAERYSMTEVAQCLDRLKDAGFYWATRSGVTMAVSDVIVPPNKQEILDGYEVKAEQVNKRYLRGALSHQERNDEMVKIWTQASEEVARAMEANFPEDNPIPTIVKSGAAGNMTQVRQLAGMRGLVANPKGEYIPRPIKSNFREGLSVLEYFISTHGTRKGLADTALRTADSGYLTRRLVDVSQDVIVREVDCGTERGVSMAVTEETSDGRVIPHRYLRTAVYARTSGEDVTGADGAIVVGRGDDLGDPALEVLVAAGIKTIKVRSPLTCMSATGICAMCYGRSMATGKLVDVGEAVGIVAAQSIGEPGTQLTMRTFHTGGVAGDDITTGLPRVQELFEARVPKGKAPIADVDGRIAIEDGERFWKITLTPDDGGEEIIYEKLSKRQWLAMTTVDGQERPLADGDHVHVGQLLLEGTADPHEVLRVMGPREVQLHLVREVQKVYRTQSVDIHDKHIEVIIRQMLRRVTIIDSGSTEFLPGALAERADFETQNRRVVAEGNEPASGRPVLMGITKASLATESWLSAASFQETTRILTDAAINGKRDKLVGLKENVIIGKLIPAGTGIARYRDIQVQPTEEARAAAYALPSYDDGYYSPDVFGTGTGAAVPLDDYDFGRDYR comes from the coding sequence GTGCTCGACGTCAACTTCTTCGACGAACTGCGCATCGGTCTGGCCACCGCGGAGCACATCCGTGAGTGGTCCCACGGCGAGGTCAAGAAGCCCGAGACGATCAACTACCGCACGCTCAAGCCCGAGAAGGACGGACTCTTCTGCGAGAAGATCTTCGGCCCGACCCGGGACTGGGAGTGCTACTGCGGCAAGTACAAGCGCGTCCGGTTCAAGGGCATCATCTGCGAGCGCTGCGGCGTGGAGGTCACGCGCGCCAAGGTGCGTCGTGAGCGGATGGGCCACATCGAGCTGGCCGCCCCGGTCACGCACATCTGGTACTTCAAGGGTGTGCCGAGCCGGCTGGGCTACCTGCTCGACCTGGCGCCCAAGGATCTCGAGAAGATCATCTACTTCGCGGCCTACGTGATCACGTCGGTCAACAAGGAGCTGCGCCACAACGACCTGTCCACGCTCGAGACCGAGATGAGCGTGGAGCGCAAGCGGGTCGAGAACCGGCGCGACACCGACCTCGAGGATCGGGCCCAGAAGCTCGAGGCCGACCTGGCCGAGCTCGAGGCCGAGGGCGCGAAGGGCGACGTCCGGCGCAAGGTCAAGGACGGTGGCGAGCGCGAGATGCGCCAGCTCCGTGACCGCGCGCAGCGCGAGCTCGACCGGCTCGACGAGATCTGGACCGCGTTCACCAAGCTCGACGTGCAGCAGCTCATCGCCGACGAGTCGATCTACCGGGAGCTCTACGACCGGTACGGCGACTACTTCACCGGCGCCATGGGCGCCGAGGCGATCCAGACGCTGCTGCAGAACTTCGACATCCCGGCCGAGGCCGAGAACCTGCGGGAGACCATCCGCAGCGGCAAGGGGCAGAAGAAGCTCCGCGCCCTCAAGCGCCTCAAGGTCGTCGCGGCGTTCCAGACCACCGGCAACTCGCCGATGGGCATGGTGCTCGACTGCGTCCCGGTCATCCCGCCGGACCTGCGCCCGATGGTGCAGCTCGACGGTGGCCGCTTCGCCACGTCCGACCTCAACGACCTGTACCGCCGGGTCATCAACCGCAACAACCGCCTCAAGCGACTGATCGACCTCGGCGCGCCCGAGATCATCGTCAACAACGAGAAGCGGATGCTACAGGAGGCCGTCGACGCGCTGTTCGACAACGGCCGCCGCGGCCGGCCGGTGACGGGCCCGGGCAACCGGCCGCTCAAGTCGCTGTCCGACCTGCTCAAGGGCAAGCAGGGCCGGTTCCGCCAGAACCTGCTCGGCAAGCGCGTCGACTACTCGGGCCGTTCGGTCATCGTCGTCGGCCCGCAGCTCAAGCTGCACCAGTGCGGTCTGCCCAAGCAGATGGCGCTGGAGCTGTTCAAGCCGTTCGTCATGAAGCGGCTGGTCGACCTCAACCACGCGCAGAACATCAAGTCCGCGAAGCGCATGGTCGAGCGGGGTCGCTCGCAGGTGTGGGACGTGCTCGAAGAGGTCATCTCCGAGCACCCGGTGCTGCTCAACCGCGCACCGACCCTGCACCGCCTGGGCATCCAGGCCTTCGAGCCGCAGCTGGTCGAGGGCAAGGCCATCCAGCTCCACCCGCTGGTCTGCGAGGCGTTCAACGCCGACTTCGACGGTGACCAGATGGCGGTGCACCTGCCGCTGTCGGCCGAGGCGCAGTCCGAGGCGCGCGTCCTGATGCTCTCGTCGAACAACATCCTGTCGCCGGCGTCGGGCCGTCCGCTCGCCATGCCGCGCCTGGACATGGTCACGGGCATCTACCACCTGAGCCGGCTGCGCGAGGGCGCACACGGCGAGGGCGGGATCTACTCCTCGGTCGCCGAGGCGATCATGGCGTACGACCGCAAGGTGCTCCACCTGCAGGCACCGATGAAGATCCGCCTGCACGGGGTCACCCCGCCCGCCACGATCGTCGAGTCCATCGGCTGGTCCGAGGGCGACCCGTGGCTGGCCGACACCACGCTGGGTCGGGTGCTGTTCAACGAGCTGCTCCCGTCCGACTACCCGTACGTCAACGAGATCCTGCCGAAGAAGCGCCAGGCCATGATCGTCAACGATCTGGCCGAGCGGTACTCGATGACCGAGGTCGCGCAGTGCCTCGACCGCCTCAAGGACGCCGGCTTCTACTGGGCCACGCGCTCCGGGGTCACGATGGCCGTCTCCGACGTCATCGTGCCGCCGAACAAGCAGGAGATCCTCGACGGCTACGAGGTCAAGGCCGAGCAGGTCAACAAGCGCTACCTGCGTGGGGCCCTGTCCCACCAGGAGCGCAACGACGAGATGGTCAAGATCTGGACCCAGGCGTCCGAAGAGGTCGCCCGGGCCATGGAGGCCAACTTCCCCGAGGACAACCCGATCCCGACGATCGTCAAGTCGGGCGCGGCGGGCAACATGACCCAGGTCCGGCAGCTCGCCGGTATGCGTGGTCTGGTGGCCAACCCCAAGGGCGAGTACATCCCCCGTCCGATCAAGTCCAACTTCCGCGAGGGCCTGTCGGTCCTGGAGTACTTCATCTCCACGCACGGCACCCGCAAGGGCCTCGCGGACACCGCGCTGCGCACCGCCGACTCGGGTTACCTGACCCGTCGTCTGGTGGACGTGTCGCAGGACGTCATCGTCCGCGAGGTCGACTGCGGCACCGAGCGGGGCGTCTCGATGGCCGTCACGGAGGAGACCTCCGACGGCCGCGTGATCCCGCACCGCTACCTGCGCACCGCCGTCTACGCCCGCACGTCGGGCGAGGACGTCACGGGCGCCGACGGTGCGATCGTGGTCGGCCGGGGCGACGACCTCGGTGACCCGGCGCTCGAGGTGCTGGTCGCGGCCGGCATCAAGACGATCAAGGTGCGCAGCCCGCTCACCTGCATGTCGGCCACCGGCATCTGCGCCATGTGCTACGGCCGCTCGATGGCCACCGGCAAGCTGGTCGACGTCGGCGAGGCGGTCGGCATCGTCGCGGCGCAGTCGATCGGTGAGCCCGGCACCCAGCTGACGATGCGCACGTTCCACACCGGTGGTGTGGCGGGTGACGACATCACCACGGGTCTGCCGCGTGTCCAGGAGCTGTTCGAGGCCCGTGTCCCCAAGGGCAAGGCCCCGATCGCCGACGTCGACGGTCGCATCGCGATCGAGGACGGTGAGCGCTTCTGGAAGATCACCCTCACCCCGGACGACGGTGGCGAGGAGATCATCTACGAGAAGCTGTCGAAGCGGCAGTGGCTCGCGATGACGACGGTCGACGGCCAGGAGCGTCCGCTGGCCGACGGCGACCACGTGCACGTGGGCCAGCTGCTCCTCGAGGGCACGGCCGACCCGCACGAGGTGCTGCGCGTCATGGGTCCGCGTGAGGTGCAGCTGCACCTCGTGCGTGAGGTGCAGAAGGTGTACCGCACGCAGAGCGTGGACATCCACGACAAGCACATCGAGGTGATCATCCGGCAGATGCTGCGCCGGGTCACGATCATCGACTCGGGGTCCACGGAGTTCCTGCCCGGCGCACTCGCCGAGCGGGCCGACTTCGAGACCCAGAACCGGCGCGTCGTGGCCGAGGGCAACGAGCCCGCGTCCGGCCGCCCGGTCCTGATGGGGATCACGAAGGCCTCGCTGGCCACGGAGTCGTGGCTGTCCGCGGCCTCGTTCCAGGAGACCACCCGGATCCTCACCGATGCCGCGATCAACGGAAAGCGCGACAAGCTCGTCGGGCTCAAGGAGAACGTGATCATCGGCAAGCTGATCCCGGCGGGCACGGGCATCGCCCGCTACCGCGACATCCAGGTCCAGCCCACGGAGGAGGCCCGCGCGGCCGCCTACGCGCTGCCGAGCTACGACGACGGCTACTACAGCCCCGACGTGTTCGGCACGGGCACCGGTGCCGCGGTGCCGCTGGACGACTACGACTTCGGCCGCGACTACCGCTAG
- the rpsG gene encoding 30S ribosomal protein S7, with protein sequence MPRKGPAPKRPLVSDPVYSSPLVTQLVNKVLQDGKRSLAERIVYAALEGTREKTGADPVVTLKRALDNVKPALEVRSRRVGGATYQVPVEVRAVRQTTLGLRWLVSYAGARREKTMVERLMNELLDASNGLGAAVKRREDMHKMAESNKAFAHYRW encoded by the coding sequence ATGCCTCGCAAGGGCCCTGCTCCGAAGCGACCGCTGGTCTCCGACCCGGTCTACAGCTCGCCGCTGGTCACCCAGCTGGTGAACAAGGTGCTCCAGGACGGCAAGCGCAGTCTCGCCGAGCGGATCGTCTACGCGGCCCTGGAGGGCACGCGCGAGAAGACCGGCGCCGACCCCGTCGTCACGCTCAAGCGCGCGCTCGACAACGTCAAGCCCGCCCTGGAGGTGCGCAGCCGTCGCGTCGGTGGCGCCACCTACCAGGTGCCCGTCGAGGTGCGTGCCGTCCGGCAGACCACGCTGGGCCTGCGCTGGCTGGTGTCCTACGCCGGTGCGCGTCGCGAGAAGACCATGGTCGAGCGGCTCATGAACGAGCTCCTCGACGCGAGCAACGGTCTGGGCGCTGCCGTGAAGCGGCGCGAGGACATGCACAAGATGGCGGAGTCCAACAAGGCCTTCGCCCATTACCGCTGGTGA
- the rpsL gene encoding 30S ribosomal protein S12, which translates to MPTIQQLVRKGRQDKATKTKTAALKGSPQRRGVCTRVYTTTPKKPNSALRKVARVRLTSNMEITAYIPGEGHNLQEHSIVLVRGGRVKDLPGVRYKIVRGSLDTQGVKNRKQARSRYGAKKEKS; encoded by the coding sequence ATGCCCACGATCCAGCAGCTGGTCCGTAAGGGCCGTCAGGACAAGGCCACCAAGACGAAGACGGCCGCGCTCAAGGGGAGTCCCCAGCGCCGCGGCGTCTGCACGCGCGTCTACACGACCACCCCGAAGAAGCCGAACTCGGCGCTCCGCAAGGTCGCTCGTGTGCGGCTCACCAGCAACATGGAGATCACGGCCTACATCCCCGGTGAGGGCCACAACCTCCAGGAGCACTCGATCGTCCTCGTCCGCGGTGGCCGCGTGAAGGACCTCCCGGGTGTTCGCTACAAGATCGTCCGTGGCTCGCTGGACACGCAGGGCGTCAAGAACCGCAAGCAGGCTCGCAGCCGTTACGGCGCGAAGAAGGAGAAGAGCTGA
- the fusA gene encoding elongation factor G: MARDVLTDLGKVRNIGIMAHIDAGKTTTTERILYYTGLNYKIGEVHDGAATMDWMEEEQKRGITITSAAITCFWKDHQINIIDTPGHVDFTVEVERSLRVLDGAVAVFDGKEGVEPQSEQVWRQATKYDVPRICFVNKMDKLGADFYFTVRTIKERLGATPLPLQLPIGSENDFIGVVDLVEMRALTWRGEVKIGDDYTVEEIPADLAEKAAEYRTALIEAVAETDDELMELYLGGEELSVEQIKLGIRKIVTDRTAYPVLCGSAYKNKGVQPMLDAVIAYLPSPFDVPPVEGTLQDGETAVTRKPDVNEPFSALAFKIAAHPFFGKLTYIRVYSGRLAAGSQVINSTKDRKERIGKMFQMQANKENPVDEAQAGHIYAVIGLKDTTTGETLCDPQHPIVLESMSFPDPVIQVAVEPKTKADQEKLGVAIQKLAEEDPTFQVTQDEESGQTILAGMGELHLEVLVNRMKTDYKVEANIGKPQVAYRETIRRAVEKYSYTHKKQTGGSGQFAKVIITIEPLDTADGALYEFDNKVTGGRIPREYIPSVDAGAQDAMQYGILAGFPLVGVKLTLVDGAYHEVDSSEMAFKVAGSIALKEAARQASPALLEPMMAVEVTTPEDYMGEVIGDLNSRRGQIQAMEERAGARVVKALVPLSEMFGYVGDLRSRTQGRANYTMVFDSYAEVPTNVAKEIIAKATGE, encoded by the coding sequence GTGGCACGCGACGTGCTGACGGACCTGGGCAAGGTCCGCAACATCGGCATCATGGCCCACATCGACGCCGGCAAGACCACGACCACCGAGCGGATCCTGTACTACACCGGTCTGAACTACAAGATCGGTGAGGTTCACGACGGTGCGGCCACGATGGACTGGATGGAGGAGGAGCAGAAGCGCGGCATCACGATCACGTCCGCCGCGATCACCTGCTTCTGGAAAGACCACCAGATCAACATCATCGACACCCCCGGGCACGTCGACTTCACCGTCGAGGTGGAGCGGTCCCTGCGGGTGCTCGACGGCGCGGTCGCGGTCTTCGACGGCAAGGAAGGTGTCGAGCCGCAGTCCGAGCAGGTCTGGCGGCAGGCCACCAAGTACGACGTCCCGCGCATCTGCTTCGTCAACAAGATGGACAAGCTCGGCGCCGACTTCTACTTCACCGTGCGGACGATCAAGGAGCGCCTCGGCGCCACGCCGCTGCCGCTGCAGCTGCCGATCGGCTCCGAGAACGATTTCATCGGCGTGGTCGACCTGGTCGAGATGCGCGCGCTCACGTGGCGCGGCGAGGTCAAGATCGGTGACGACTACACCGTCGAGGAGATCCCGGCGGATCTCGCCGAGAAGGCCGCGGAGTACCGCACGGCCCTCATCGAGGCGGTCGCCGAGACCGACGACGAGCTGATGGAGCTCTATCTCGGCGGCGAGGAGCTCTCCGTCGAGCAGATCAAGCTCGGCATCCGCAAGATCGTGACCGACCGGACCGCGTACCCGGTGCTGTGCGGTTCCGCGTACAAGAACAAGGGCGTCCAGCCCATGCTCGACGCGGTCATCGCCTACCTCCCGTCCCCGTTCGACGTGCCGCCCGTCGAGGGCACGCTGCAGGACGGCGAGACCGCCGTGACGCGCAAGCCGGACGTGAACGAGCCGTTCTCGGCCCTCGCGTTCAAGATCGCCGCGCACCCGTTCTTCGGCAAGCTCACCTACATCCGGGTCTACTCCGGCCGGCTCGCTGCGGGCTCCCAGGTCATCAACTCGACCAAGGACCGCAAGGAGCGCATCGGGAAGATGTTCCAGATGCAGGCCAACAAGGAGAACCCGGTCGACGAGGCCCAGGCCGGCCACATCTACGCGGTCATCGGGCTGAAGGACACGACCACGGGGGAGACCCTGTGCGACCCGCAGCACCCCATCGTGCTCGAGTCGATGTCGTTCCCGGACCCGGTGATCCAGGTCGCGGTCGAGCCGAAGACCAAGGCCGACCAGGAGAAGCTGGGCGTCGCGATCCAGAAGCTGGCCGAGGAGGACCCCACCTTCCAGGTCACGCAGGACGAGGAGTCCGGCCAGACCATCCTCGCCGGCATGGGTGAGCTGCACCTCGAGGTGCTGGTGAACCGCATGAAGACCGATTACAAGGTCGAGGCGAACATCGGCAAGCCCCAGGTCGCGTACCGCGAGACCATCCGCCGGGCGGTCGAGAAGTACAGCTACACGCACAAGAAGCAGACCGGCGGCTCGGGCCAGTTCGCCAAGGTGATCATCACCATCGAGCCCCTGGACACCGCCGACGGTGCGCTGTACGAGTTCGACAACAAGGTCACCGGTGGTCGCATCCCGCGGGAGTACATCCCGTCGGTCGACGCCGGCGCGCAGGACGCCATGCAGTACGGCATCCTCGCCGGCTTCCCGCTCGTCGGGGTCAAGCTGACCCTCGTCGACGGTGCGTACCACGAGGTCGACTCGTCCGAGATGGCGTTCAAGGTCGCCGGCTCGATCGCGCTCAAGGAGGCCGCACGTCAGGCCAGCCCGGCGCTGCTCGAGCCGATGATGGCCGTCGAGGTCACCACGCCCGAGGACTACATGGGTGAAGTGATCGGCGACCTCAACTCCCGCCGCGGCCAGATCCAGGCCATGGAGGAGCGGGCGGGTGCCCGCGTCGTCAAGGCGCTGGTCCCGCTGTCCGAGATGTTCGGCTACGTCGGTGACCTCCGGTCGCGGACCCAGGGCCGGGCGAACTACACCATGGTCTTCGACTCCTACGCGGAGGTCCCGACCAACGTGGCCAAGGAGATCATCGCCAAGGCCACGGGCGAGTAA